A section of the Humulus lupulus chromosome 2, drHumLupu1.1, whole genome shotgun sequence genome encodes:
- the LOC133818687 gene encoding uncharacterized protein LOC133818687, translating into MSAMASKSQRVLLPIILIWISIVFTSARPCKTLFVSSYSFSLRQPQFYSSSGFVTIFAEVTQFRRVNGEALIIEEEQQEQEQQRQYQEEASRQVQPLRRMPLFPLSSSTSSYDLTSLRDRTKDILSVVVALLFGVGCGALTAATMYLAWSLFSTRYQDDAEDITNAVVDDDGLSPKKVGYVKIPTADSKQTDW; encoded by the coding sequence atgTCGGCCATGGCTTCGAAGAGTCAACGTGTTCTCCTGCCCATTATACTGATTTGGATCTCTATCGTCTTCACCTCCGCTAGGCCCTGCAAAACCCTATTCGTTTCCTCTTACTCATTCTCCCTCCGCCAACCCCAATTCTACTCCTCATCGGGATTCGTCACCATTTTCGCCGAGGTTACCCAATTCCGTCGCGTCAATGGTGAGGCCTTGATTATAGAAGAAGagcaacaagaacaagaacaGCAACGACAATACCAAGAAGAAGCCTCACGCCAAGTCCAACCCTTACGGAGGATGCCTCTTTTCCCTTTGTCCTCCTCCACCTCTTCCTACGATCTCACCTCCCTCCGCGATCGCACCAAGGATATCCTCAGCGTCGTCGTCGCTCTCCTCTTCGGTGTTGGCTGCGGCGCTCTCACCGCTGCCACCATGTACTTGGCCTGGTCGCTCTTCTCCACTCGCTACCAGGACGACGCCGAAGACATAACCAACGCCGTCGTGGACGATGATGGCCTCAGCCCTAAGAAGGTGGGCTACGTTAAGATTCCCACCGCCGATTCGAAACAAACAGATTGGTAA
- the LOC133814910 gene encoding uncharacterized protein LOC133814910, with the protein MSLSYGVHMSYAKAWRCREHALAYIRGTPESSFQKLPSFLYMMEQKNPGTVTHLQMDNEGRFKYCFMALGVSIMGFKTYIRLVICVDGTFLTTWCGGTLLCAMGQDANKQIYPIAFSVVDSENNDSWLYFLLRLKEAIGEVENLAFVSDRHTSIASALTKNFPKAHHGACIHHVSMNIRAKFKTDHCHEEFFLAAKAYRKREFLRHFEKIKFKDLAIAQYVENQVGFEKWARSFFPGHRYNLMTTGIAESWNNVIAEARGWPITCLMEFMRHTLQKWFFERRTAASAATGPLATEVEADLRKLADKSITSFPFPSSQYEITVLDGDLDGDVDLRRKTCSCRRFDLIGLPCEHALAGARDRGISPYSLCSRFYTVEAWLSSYGGSVYTLGNEESRVIPNDIGSMMIAPPLVKQKVGRPKKKRRLSKGEKNSKHHRCSRCGVLGHNRVTCTTVCPPPSRHA; encoded by the coding sequence ATGAGTTTATCATATGGAGTTCATATGAGCTATGCTAAAGCTTGGAGGTGTCGAGAGCATGCATTGGCTTACATAAGAGGTACACCAGAATCATCATTTCAGAAACTTCCCTCATTTCTATACATGATGGAGCAAAAAAATCCTGGAACTGTTACTCATTTGCAGATGGACAATGAAGGTAGGTTCAAATATTGCTTCATGGCCTTAGGTGTTTCTATAATGGGGTTTAAAACATATATTCGCCTAGTTATATGTGTAGATGGAACCTTCTTGACTACTTGGTGTGGAGGTACTTTGTTATGTGCCATGGGACAAGATGCTAACAAGCAAATATATCCAATTGCATTTTCAGTAGTTGACTCAGAGAATAATGACTCATGGTTGTATTTTCTACTGAGGTTGAAGGAAGCGATTGGTGAAGTGGAGAATCTAGCATTCGTGTCTGATAGACATACTAGTATAGCAAGTGCCTTGACTAAAAATTTTCCTAAGGCACACCACGGTGCTTGTATACATCATGTTAGCATGAATATCCGTGCGAAGTTCAAAACTGACCATTGCCATGAAGAATTCTTCCTTGCAGCGAAAGCTTATAGAAAGCGAGAGTTTTTACGCCATTTTGAGAAGATTAAATTCAAAGATCTTGCAATTGCTCAATACGTAGAGAATCAAGTGGGTTTTGAAAAGTGGGCCCGTTCTTTCTTTCCTGGTCATCGATATAATTTAATGACTACAGGTATTGCTGAAAGCTGGAACAATGTCATTGCTGAGGCAcgtgggtggccaattacttgtcTCATGGAATTTATGAGGCACACTTTACAAAAATGGTTTTTCGAGCGTCGAACTGCAGCATCAGCGGCTACAGGTCCTCTTGCCACAGAAGTGGAAGCTGATTTGCGAAAGTTAGCAGACAAGTCCATTACCTCGTTCCCCTTTCCGTCTAGTCAGTATGAAATAACAGTATTGGATGGTGATCTTGATGGAGATGTCGACCTGAGGAGGAAAACATGTAGTTGTAGAAGATTTGATTTGATAGGTCTTCCTTGTGAACACGCTCTAGCTGGTGCTCGAGATCGTGGCATTAGTCCATATAGTTTATGCTCCAGATTCTACACAGTTGAAGCGTGGTTGTCATCCTATGGTGGATCTGTATATACGCTGGGTAATGAAGAATCTAGGGTGATACCAAATGACATAGGAAGTATGATGATAGCTCCTCCTTTAGTGAAGCAGAAGgttggtcgtccaaagaagaaacGACGTTTATCAAAGGGTGAGAAGAATAGCAAACATCATAGATGTAGTAGATGTGGTGTCCTGGGCCACAATCGAGTGACGTGCACCACTGTTTGTCCCCCGCCGTCTAGACATGCTTAG